One segment of Corynebacterium atrinae DNA contains the following:
- a CDS encoding globin domain-containing protein, which translates to MFVNAQPTSRDRHLTPEHEETIKATLSLVGENITTIAQTFYRTMFAKHPELLANTFNRGNQKSGEQQKALAASVVTFASMLVDPTAPDPVDLLARIGHKHVSLGITRDQYQIVHDNLFSAIVEVLGADVVTAEVAEAWDEVYWIMAEVLISFEEALYASDGVAPGDVFRDVTVTVKEELSPTVTSYTLRGDLTEHRPGQYTSIGVVLDDGARQLRQYSIIGGTATEYTIAVETDGEVSTFLRERIEVGDTIQATLAAGDLVLEDSDVPVVLISSGIGSTPMVGMLAHLAETGSDRPTLYLHADASEQEDAQRAQALDLVAKLPRAAAEIAYRAEGERVDVDTHDLAGADVYLCGGNDFLQAVRGDLLELPADKAPKSVRFELFSPNDWLLG; encoded by the coding sequence ATGTTTGTTAATGCTCAACCCACCTCCCGCGACCGCCATCTCACGCCTGAGCATGAGGAGACCATCAAGGCCACTCTGTCGCTCGTCGGCGAAAACATCACCACCATTGCCCAAACCTTCTACCGCACCATGTTTGCCAAGCACCCCGAGCTGCTGGCCAACACCTTCAACCGCGGAAACCAGAAGTCCGGCGAACAACAGAAGGCACTGGCTGCCTCCGTGGTGACGTTCGCCAGCATGCTGGTCGACCCCACTGCCCCGGACCCCGTGGACCTGCTGGCCCGGATTGGGCACAAGCACGTGTCCTTGGGAATCACGCGGGACCAGTACCAGATCGTCCACGACAATCTCTTCTCCGCGATCGTCGAGGTGCTCGGCGCGGACGTCGTCACCGCAGAGGTGGCCGAGGCGTGGGACGAGGTCTACTGGATCATGGCGGAGGTGCTCATCTCCTTCGAGGAAGCCCTCTATGCCTCGGATGGCGTCGCGCCGGGCGACGTCTTCCGCGACGTCACCGTCACCGTGAAGGAGGAGCTCAGCCCCACAGTCACCTCCTACACCCTGCGTGGTGATCTCACCGAGCACCGTCCCGGCCAGTACACTTCCATCGGGGTTGTGCTTGACGACGGTGCGCGTCAGTTGCGGCAGTATTCCATCATCGGTGGCACCGCCACCGAATACACGATCGCCGTTGAGACCGACGGCGAGGTGTCAACCTTCCTGCGCGAGCGCATCGAGGTTGGCGACACCATTCAGGCCACCCTCGCTGCCGGCGACTTGGTGCTCGAGGATTCCGACGTCCCCGTCGTCCTCATCTCCTCCGGCATTGGCTCCACCCCGATGGTGGGCATGCTCGCCCACCTCGCCGAGACCGGCTCCGACCGTCCGACGCTGTACCTTCACGCAGATGCCTCCGAGCAGGAGGATGCTCAACGTGCCCAGGCCCTGGATCTAGTAGCAAAGCTTCCGCGCGCAGCGGCGGAGATTGCTTACCGCGCGGAGGGGGAACGGGTGGACGTCGATACGCATGACCTTGCTGGTGCTGATGTCTACCTCTGTGGTGGCAACGACTTCCTCCAGGCGGTGCGCGGCGACTTGCTGGAGTTGCCCGCCGACAAAGCCCCCAAGTCGGTGCGCTTTGAGCTGTTCTCGCCGAATGACTGGCTGCTGGGCTAG
- a CDS encoding PhoX family protein: protein MLKGLNLLSSKFTSSRSSLTCTYKCGNACFGACENPTDNPYFGDLISRRSALKAGGLTVLTVGGGAALAACSPANENAASGASSTSSATSSGEHQSGKGLQFDVVAPNEDDKVTVPTGYEQSVLIAWGDPVIEGAPEFDINNQTLAAAEQQFGFNNDFAGLFEHPSDPNRLVYVCSHEYTTEPQMFPNYDPENPTEEQARIGIASHGHTILEVSKVGETGELKREFGPLNRRITGTTEFRLVGPGAGSGYVKTSADSTGTKVLGTFNNCAGGLTPWGTMLSGEENFDIYFANADGVSDERTRTSVDRFGASEGESDRKWERFDSRFDLAKEPNEFNRFGYLVEIDPFDPTSTPVKHMANGRFKHEAGNIHITDDGTIVCYSGDDARFEYLYKFVSSKQMKEGDKAHNMTILDEGTLYVAIMEGNSPQSEIDGSGELPSDGAFDGVGRWAKLMTVDATGQAESHVDGFSGEEVAIFTREAADAVGATKMDRPEDVEISPTTGKVYMALTNNKYRGAAEKSKEDVREYAPVKENKNGLVMEIDDDHAGEKFTWNLVLVCGDPDEAYTYFGGFDKAKVSPISCPDNLAFDEFGNLWISTDGNALGSNDGLYAMAVEGNNRGEVKCFLTVPFAAETCGPIVEKNRVIVNVQHPGETDDATVEKPSSHWPDGGSSAPRPAVAQVWKADGGQIGVAKA, encoded by the coding sequence ATGTTGAAGGGCCTCAACCTTCTTTCCAGCAAGTTCACCAGCTCCCGCAGCTCCCTGACCTGCACCTACAAGTGCGGCAATGCGTGCTTCGGCGCATGCGAGAACCCGACCGACAACCCCTACTTCGGTGACCTCATTTCCCGCCGCTCAGCACTGAAGGCCGGCGGACTCACCGTGCTCACCGTCGGCGGCGGTGCTGCCCTCGCTGCCTGCTCCCCCGCCAACGAAAACGCCGCAAGCGGGGCATCGTCCACCTCCTCCGCGACATCCAGCGGCGAGCATCAGTCCGGCAAGGGATTGCAGTTCGATGTCGTCGCCCCCAACGAGGATGACAAGGTCACCGTCCCCACCGGCTACGAACAGTCCGTGCTTATCGCCTGGGGTGACCCGGTCATTGAGGGTGCCCCGGAGTTCGACATCAACAATCAAACCCTCGCGGCTGCCGAGCAGCAGTTCGGCTTCAACAATGACTTTGCCGGCTTGTTTGAACACCCCTCGGACCCCAACCGACTGGTGTATGTCTGCTCGCACGAGTACACCACCGAGCCGCAGATGTTCCCGAACTATGACCCGGAGAATCCGACGGAGGAGCAGGCGCGCATCGGCATCGCTAGCCACGGCCACACCATCCTCGAGGTGTCCAAGGTCGGCGAGACCGGGGAACTCAAGCGCGAGTTCGGCCCCCTCAACCGCCGGATCACCGGCACGACGGAGTTCCGCCTCGTCGGCCCGGGCGCTGGCTCTGGCTACGTGAAAACCTCGGCCGATTCTACTGGCACCAAGGTTCTGGGCACCTTCAACAACTGCGCCGGCGGGCTGACTCCGTGGGGCACGATGCTTTCCGGCGAAGAGAACTTCGACATCTACTTCGCCAACGCCGACGGTGTCAGCGATGAGCGGACCCGCACCTCCGTCGACCGCTTCGGTGCCTCCGAGGGCGAGTCGGATCGCAAGTGGGAGCGCTTCGATTCCCGTTTTGATCTAGCCAAGGAGCCCAACGAGTTCAACCGCTTCGGCTACCTCGTGGAGATCGATCCTTTCGATCCCACCTCCACCCCGGTCAAGCACATGGCCAACGGCCGATTCAAGCATGAGGCTGGCAACATCCATATCACCGATGACGGCACGATCGTCTGTTACTCCGGCGATGATGCCCGCTTTGAGTACCTGTACAAGTTCGTCTCTTCCAAGCAGATGAAGGAGGGCGATAAGGCGCACAACATGACCATCCTCGACGAGGGCACCCTCTACGTTGCGATCATGGAGGGCAACTCCCCGCAGAGCGAGATCGACGGCTCCGGTGAGCTGCCGTCCGATGGGGCTTTTGATGGTGTGGGCCGCTGGGCCAAGCTGATGACGGTTGATGCCACTGGCCAGGCGGAATCCCACGTCGATGGGTTCAGCGGCGAGGAGGTGGCCATCTTCACCCGCGAGGCCGCCGATGCCGTCGGCGCGACGAAGATGGACCGGCCTGAGGACGTGGAGATCTCCCCCACCACCGGCAAGGTCTACATGGCGCTGACCAACAACAAGTACCGCGGTGCGGCGGAGAAGTCGAAGGAAGACGTCCGGGAGTACGCCCCGGTCAAGGAAAACAAGAACGGCCTCGTCATGGAGATCGATGACGATCACGCGGGCGAGAAGTTCACCTGGAACCTCGTGCTCGTCTGCGGCGATCCGGACGAGGCGTACACCTACTTCGGCGGCTTCGACAAGGCCAAGGTCTCTCCGATCTCCTGCCCAGACAACCTGGCCTTTGATGAGTTCGGCAACCTGTGGATCTCCACCGACGGCAACGCCCTCGGTTCTAACGACGGGCTCTACGCCATGGCCGTCGAGGGCAACAACCGCGGCGAGGTGAAATGCTTCCTCACCGTGCCGTTTGCGGCCGAGACCTGCGGGCCGATCGTGGAGAAAAACCGGGTGATCGTCAACGTCCAGCATCCCGGTGAGACGGATGACGCGACCGTCGAAAAGCCTTCTTCTCACTGGCCGGATGGTGGCAGCTCGGCGCCGCGCCCCGCCGTGGCGCAGGTGTGGAAGGCCGACGGCGGCCAGATCGGCGTAGCAAAGGCTTAA
- a CDS encoding carbon starvation CstA family protein, with protein MNSLILVFIGVGMMLAGYFLYSRFLGKKVYQLSDGYKTPAHTMTDGVDYVPTNKFVLWGHHFTSVAGAAPIVGPAVAVIWGWLPAFLWVTIGTVFIAGMHDLGALWASQRHKGQSIGTLSGRYIGARGRNLFLVVIFLLLLMVVAAFAVVISNLLVSTPSAVIPTWGAIIVALFIGQAIYRFKWNLPLVSVVGVVVLYTLMIVGDRYPISLPDSVLGLSPNAFWIVVLFIYGGIASLLPVWVLLQPRDYINGLQLFVGLGILYAAFIFTAPNIVAPAVNANLPTGTPPIWPLLFVTIACGAISGFHGIVASGTSAKQLDKETDARFVGYFGAIGEGLLSLGTIIATTAGFKTIQDWEAIYTAFNKGGVNAFVEGGGNLINEGLGIPNSLSATILATMAVLFAATTMDTGVRLQRFVVQEIGEIVGVKITGVVATLIVIVVALGLTFSAGGDGSGGMLIWPLFGTTNQLMAALTLSIVCVILTRLRRPTWPVLIPLVFVLVVSLWAAIVQVRGFYDAQNWLLLFLDIVIIICAIWVTIEAFSAMNRARNEEPVVWSDEDTDAPLPVSVSQKG; from the coding sequence ATGAACTCACTCATCCTTGTCTTCATCGGCGTCGGCATGATGCTGGCTGGTTACTTCCTTTACTCCCGATTCCTCGGGAAAAAGGTGTACCAGCTGTCTGATGGCTATAAGACGCCCGCGCACACCATGACCGATGGTGTGGATTACGTCCCCACCAACAAGTTCGTGCTGTGGGGACACCACTTCACCTCCGTGGCCGGTGCCGCCCCCATCGTCGGCCCGGCCGTTGCTGTTATTTGGGGCTGGCTGCCCGCTTTCCTGTGGGTGACCATCGGCACTGTCTTCATCGCCGGCATGCACGACTTGGGTGCCCTGTGGGCCTCCCAGCGCCACAAGGGCCAATCCATTGGCACCTTGTCGGGCCGATACATCGGCGCCCGCGGCCGCAACCTCTTCCTGGTGGTCATCTTCCTGCTGCTGCTCATGGTCGTCGCGGCCTTCGCAGTGGTCATTTCCAACCTGCTAGTCTCCACCCCGAGCGCTGTCATCCCGACGTGGGGCGCGATCATCGTCGCCCTGTTCATCGGCCAGGCCATCTACCGTTTCAAGTGGAACCTGCCGCTCGTCTCCGTCGTTGGCGTCGTCGTGCTCTACACCCTCATGATCGTCGGCGACCGCTACCCCATCTCCCTGCCGGATTCCGTCCTGGGCCTGAGCCCGAACGCGTTCTGGATCGTCGTCCTCTTCATCTACGGCGGCATCGCCTCCCTCCTGCCGGTGTGGGTGCTGCTCCAGCCGCGCGACTACATCAACGGCCTGCAGCTGTTCGTCGGCCTGGGCATTCTCTACGCCGCGTTCATCTTCACCGCTCCCAACATCGTCGCCCCGGCCGTCAACGCGAACCTGCCTACCGGCACCCCGCCGATCTGGCCGCTGCTGTTCGTCACTATCGCCTGCGGTGCGATCTCCGGCTTCCACGGCATCGTCGCCTCCGGCACTTCCGCCAAGCAGCTGGATAAGGAAACCGACGCCCGCTTCGTCGGCTACTTCGGCGCCATCGGCGAGGGCCTGCTCTCCCTCGGCACGATCATCGCCACCACCGCTGGTTTCAAGACCATCCAGGATTGGGAAGCCATCTACACCGCCTTCAACAAGGGTGGCGTCAACGCCTTCGTCGAAGGCGGCGGCAACCTCATCAACGAGGGCCTGGGTATCCCCAACTCCCTTTCCGCGACCATCCTCGCCACGATGGCGGTCCTCTTCGCCGCCACCACCATGGATACCGGCGTTCGCCTGCAGCGCTTCGTGGTCCAGGAAATCGGCGAGATCGTCGGTGTGAAGATCACCGGCGTGGTGGCCACCCTCATCGTCATCGTCGTTGCCTTGGGTCTGACCTTCTCGGCGGGTGGCGACGGATCCGGCGGCATGCTCATCTGGCCGCTGTTCGGTACCACCAACCAGCTGATGGCAGCTCTGACGCTGTCCATCGTCTGCGTCATCCTCACGCGCCTGCGCCGCCCGACGTGGCCGGTCCTCATTCCGCTGGTGTTCGTGCTCGTGGTGTCCCTGTGGGCGGCAATCGTCCAGGTCCGCGGCTTCTACGATGCGCAGAACTGGCTGCTCCTGTTCCTCGACATCGTCATCATCATCTGCGCCATCTGGGTGACCATCGAGGCGTTCTCCGCCATGAACCGGGCCCGCAACGAGGAGCCGGTGGTGTGGAGCGACGAAGACACCGACGCCCCACTGCCCGTGTCGGTATCGCAGAAGGGCTAG
- a CDS encoding cory-CC-star protein, whose translation MFIKAQQQEDDLFMMLVMSEALGVPNPASYYTLEMLPIIYEDFHDWHRRMNMEHSPLENIQCC comes from the coding sequence ATGTTTATCAAGGCCCAGCAGCAGGAAGATGACCTGTTCATGATGCTTGTCATGTCCGAGGCCCTCGGCGTCCCGAACCCCGCCAGCTACTACACGCTGGAGATGCTGCCGATCATCTACGAGGACTTCCATGACTGGCACCGCCGGATGAACATGGAGCACTCACCCCTGGAGAACATTCAATGCTGCTAG
- a CDS encoding ArsA family ATPase: MLLDLTDSTRIIFFGGKGGVGKTTVASATATALAQSGKKVLLVSTDPAHNLGHLWERRIGDRITTVRENLDVIELDPAATTAQHLKDVGHTIRGMMPEHLHGEVKKHLQLAAQSPGTHEAAILERIASLVDTEADNYDHVVFDTAPSGHTSRLMALPELMAAWTDGLLDRRAKSEHLSSVARGLAPTGRDHIVTGALNPVDRRNQQLRSLLLKRRARFENLRTVLTDPDQCVFFIVLTAERLPVQETHEFCEELRSSGVRVGGCIVNRRSPVDEGDFLAHRHALEEQALRALSLNDVPVVQLPLQSGEIAGIAGVEDFAALLR, translated from the coding sequence ATGCTGCTAGATCTCACTGACTCCACCCGCATCATCTTCTTCGGCGGGAAGGGGGGCGTGGGTAAGACGACCGTCGCCTCGGCCACCGCCACCGCGCTCGCGCAGTCCGGCAAGAAGGTCCTGCTCGTCTCCACCGATCCGGCGCACAACCTGGGGCACTTGTGGGAGCGACGCATCGGCGATCGCATCACGACGGTGCGGGAGAACCTCGACGTCATCGAGCTGGACCCGGCGGCGACGACGGCCCAACACCTCAAGGATGTGGGCCACACCATCCGGGGAATGATGCCGGAGCACCTCCACGGTGAGGTGAAAAAGCACCTGCAGCTGGCCGCCCAATCCCCCGGCACGCATGAGGCGGCGATCCTGGAGCGGATCGCCTCCTTGGTGGACACCGAGGCCGATAACTACGATCACGTGGTCTTCGACACCGCCCCCTCCGGGCACACGTCCCGACTCATGGCGTTACCCGAGCTCATGGCGGCGTGGACCGATGGCCTCCTTGATCGGCGAGCCAAGTCCGAGCACCTGTCGTCCGTGGCCCGCGGGTTGGCGCCGACGGGTCGCGATCACATTGTCACCGGCGCGCTCAATCCCGTGGATCGGCGTAACCAACAGTTGCGTTCGCTGCTGCTCAAACGCCGCGCGCGTTTTGAGAACCTGCGGACCGTCCTCACCGACCCCGATCAGTGTGTCTTCTTCATCGTGCTCACCGCCGAGCGCCTCCCCGTCCAGGAAACCCACGAGTTCTGCGAGGAGCTGCGGTCCTCCGGCGTCCGCGTCGGCGGGTGCATCGTCAACCGACGCTCGCCGGTCGACGAGGGCGATTTCCTCGCCCATCGACATGCGTTGGAGGAGCAGGCCCTGCGGGCCCTTTCGCTTAACGACGTCCCCGTGGTCCAGCTCCCCCTCCAGTCCGGGGAGATCGCCGGTATCGCCGGGGTCGAGGATTTCGCCGCGCTGCTGCGCTAG